A single Stigmatopora argus isolate UIUO_Sarg chromosome 7, RoL_Sarg_1.0, whole genome shotgun sequence DNA region contains:
- the LOC144077510 gene encoding uncharacterized protein LOC144077510 — translation MVVSPPCVSEADRYSLEALQSIHQMMDDDKDGGIEVEESVEFIIEDMKQQQTNKHNHLHREDQHITVEELWKGWKSSEVHNWTQDDVIRWLREFVELPQYERNFKDFKVNGNTLPRIAANEPSFLSGQLRVPDQRDKQKLNIKALDVVLFGPPTRPPHNYMKDLLLLVSVVMGVGGCWFAQAQNKTSKIHITKMMKDLESLQRAEQSLQDMQEQLERAQEEKRNVAEEKQNLEEKMRDEIMGAQEEAHRLQELRQGAVSELSRLRYAEEELVQIRGALRQAEKDMHTTWTASEVLQQWLQLTHEVEVQYYNIKKQSAELQLAIAKEEAEKIKKKRSSVFGTLHVAHSSSLDQVDHKILEAKNALSEVTACLRERLHRWQQIERICGFPIIRNPGLTNLTALLYSDSLTVGFPRVPQPSWSCHSSVHGSIEDLLEESTTAILSQIPGTPLKNSPRTRTSTMLRSRRHGVTQPPTTLISADPDLLIPMRSPYSCFDEDNGVFRKTIKKQDSQERFSDSDYSTSPPHNKMYRCSSIESSHRKLYSDETEPFPEKSAMKAVSKELQGDVSREDFGTTLDVACRKTTKDKVLDTFLENNVLMKSKEGSFVETSFRKRSSDKIEVSSDFLVRKELEAGFPPKKIDREIIEDVTDNLSTSTPKDRCDFPLEVRKVVWDEEVSEFARKKLSRGIMGASVDSASRKILQSSEFPFDLVARRYTRDSMGMSLDGSSRQIDFSIRGIAKDKLVEQPTIPSRKISKEGFFADLVSKKSAPIEEADDVHYTSSSEKLEFNSEPSISRGVSKEECEVFLRKITPLMPRDEQALQENTPLVRVESLLETRHPHAVRLDSDDSESNSVQGEPRQPDLTVTSQVPWESSADNLAAGPLSQLVYDGILEKSCNSMATPTTFSVSTPNLPQCFTRLLAESKPVAILTKGTLPSSSEAKEDRNRDKEKSKKSLKLKNLFKKKSESTTEKIQSGLHKL, via the exons ATGGTGGTATCACCACCATGTGTAAGCGAGGCTGATCGTTACAGTTTGGAGGCTCTGCAGAGCATCCATCAGATGATGGATGACGACAAAGACGGAGGGATTGAGGTGGAGGAAAGTGTAGAG TTTATTATTGAAGACATGAAGCAGCAACAGACCAACAAGCACAACCATTTGCACCGTGAAGATCAGCACATTACAGTAGAGGAGCTTTGGAAAGGCTGGAAGTCATCAGAAG TTCATAATTGGACCCAAGACGATGTTATACGCTGGCTCCGGGAGTTTGTTGAGTTGCCACAGTATGAGAGGAACTTTAAAGACTTCAAAGTCAACGGAAACACACTCCCAAG GATTGCAGCCAATGAGCCTTCATTCCTGAGCGGCCAGCTGAGAGTTCCGGATCAGAGGGACAAGCAGAAACTCAATATTAAAGCTCTTGATGTAGTGTTGTTTGGACCACCTACGC gcCCTCCTCACAATTACATGAAAGACCTACTGCTACTTGTGTCCGTGGTGATGGGTGTTGGGGGCTGTTGGTTCGCTCAGGCCCAAAACAAAACCAGTAAAATCCATATTACTAAGATGATGAAGGATTTGGAAAGTCTGCAGCGAGCTGAACAAAGCCTCCAAGACATGCAAGAACA ACTGGAGCGAGCCCAGGAGGAGAAACGAAACGTGGCAGAGGAGAAACAAAATTTGGAGGAAAAGATGCGAGATGAGATCATGGGGGCACAGGAGGAGGCCCACCGTCTGCAAGAGCTGAGACAGGGAGCTGTTAGTGAACTCAGCCGCCTCCGATATGCAGAAGAAGAACTTGTGCAA ATCCGTGGGGCATTGAGACAGGCAGAAAAGGACATGCATACAACTTGGACTGCCTCAGAGGTACTCCAGCAATGGCTCCAGTTGACACATGAAGTTGAGGTCCAGTACTACAACATCAAGAAACAGAGTGCTGAATTACAACTGGCCATTGCCAAAGAAGAG GCAGAAAagatcaagaaaaaaagaagctcaGTGTTTGGGACTCTGCATGTTGCTCACAGTTCATCTTTGGATCAAGTTGACCATAAGATTCTAGAGGCAAA GAATGCCTTGTCAGAGGTAACAGCATGCCTGAGGGAGCGTCTGCATCGGTGGCAACAGATTGAGCGCATCTGTGGCTTCCCCATCATCAGGAATCCTGGTCTTACAAATCTCACCGCTCTGCTCTACTCAGACTCACTTACTGTAGGATTCCCCCGAGTTCCTCAGCCATCATGGTCATGCCACAGCTCAGTTCATGGGTCGATTGAAGACCTGTTGGAAGAGTCTACCACAGCCATTCTTTCACAAATTCCAG GGACACCACTTAAGAATTCTCCTCGAACTCGGACGTCTACTATGCTGAGGTCACGTCGTCATGGTGTTACACAACCACCAACCACTCTTATTTCAGCAGATCCTGACCTTCTCATCCCAATGAGAAGTCCTTATTCTTGTTTTGATGAGGATAATGGGGTCTTTCGTAAAACTATAAAGAAACA AGACTCCCAGGAACGCTTCTCAGATTCGGACTATTCAACCTCACCTCCTCATAACAAGATGTACCGTTGTTCATCTATTGAAAGCTCCCACAGAAAGCTGTACTCTGATGAAACAGAACCATTTCCAGAAAAATCTGCCATGAAGGCAGTGAGTAAAGAATTGCAAGGTGATGTTTCTAGGGAAGATTTTGGAACTACTTTGGATGTTGCTTGCAGGAAGACAACAAAAGATAAAGTTCTAGACACCTTTTTGGAAAATAATGTGCTCATGAAATCAAAAGAAGGCTCTTTTGTTGAGACATCATTCAGAAAGAGATCCAGTGATAAGATTGAAGTTTCATCAGATTTTCTAGTTAGAAAGGAATTAGAGGCAGGATTTCCACCTAAGAAAATTGACCGAGAAATAATAGAGGACGTTACAGATAATCTATCCACGAGTACACCAAAAGATCGCTGTGATTTTCCACTTGAAGTCAGGAAGGTTGTTTGGGATGAAGAAGTATCAGAATTTGCACGTAAGAAGTTATCAAGAGGTATTATGGGGGCTTCGGTGGACAGTGCTTCAAGAAAAATACTACAAAGTTCTGAGTTTCCATTTGACTTAGTCGCCAGAAGGTATACGAGAGACTCAATGGGAATGTCCTTAGATGGAAGTTCAAGGCAAATAGATTTCTCCATTAGGGGTATTGCCAAAGACAAGCTGGTTGAACAACCTACAATACCCTCAAGAAAAATCTCTAAAGAGGGTTTTTTTGCAGACTTGGTTTCCAAAAAGTCAGCACCCATAGAGGAAGCAGATGATGTCCATTACACGTCTTCCTCAGAAAAGCTAGAGTTCAACTCAGAACCATCAATAAGTAGGGGCGTATCTAAAGAGGAATGTGAAGTATTTCTCAGGAAAATAACACCTCTAATGCCAAGAGATGAACAGGCTTTACAAGAAAATACACCATTAGTGAGAGTTGAATCACTTCTGGAAACACGTCATCCACATGCAGTGAGGTTAGACTCTGATGATTCTGAATCCAACTCAGTGCAAGGTGAACCCAGGCAGCCAGACCTTACAGTGACTTCCCAAGTGCCATGGGAATCATCAGCAGATAATTTGGCTGCTGGTCCATTGAGCCAGCTTGTTTATGATGGAATCCTGGAGAAGTCCTGCAACTCTATGGCCACCCCAACCACCTTTTCTGTCTCAACTCCAAATCTTCCCCAATGCTTCACTAGGCTTCTGGCAGAGTCTAAGCCGGTTGCAATATTAACAAAAGGAACCCTTCCATCCTCCTCTGAAGCTAAAGAAGACAGAAACAGagataaagaaaaaagcaaGAAGTCATTAAAGTTGAAAAATCTTTTCAAGAAGAAGAGTGAGTCAACAACAGAGAAGATACAGAGCGGACTTCACAAACTCTGA